CCGTGTCCCACGTAGTTGCTGCTCGGGCGGATGAGGCGACCGGTGCGCTTCTGCTCCAGCACGTGTGCGGACCAGCCGGCGGTGCGCGCGCTGACGAAGAGCGGAGTCATCATGTGGCCGGGCACCTCGGCGAAGTCGAGCAGGACCGCGGCCCAGTAGTCGACATTCGTCTCCATCGTGCGGTCGGGGTAGCGCTCGGCCAGCTCGGCGATGGCGGCCTTCTCCAGCTCGAGGGCGACCTGGTAACGGGGTGCGCCCAGGCGCTTGCAGGTGTCGCGCAGGACGGCGGCGCGGGGGTCGTAGGCGCGGTAGACACGGTGGCCGAAGCCCATCAGGCGCTCCTTGTTGTCCAGTGCGTCCTTGACGTACTTCGTCGCGTCGCCGGTGCGCTCGACGCCCGCGATCATGTGCTGCGCACGTGAGGGGGCGCCGCCGTGCAGCGGCCCGGACATGGCGCCGACCGCTCCGGAGAGACAGGCTGCGGCGTCGGCGCCGGTGGAGGCGATGACCCGTGCGGTGAAGGTGGAGGCGTTCATCCCGTGCTCGGCGGCCGAGGTGAAGTAGGCGTCGATCGCCTCGACGTGCTTCGGGTCCGGCTCGCCGCGCCACCGGATCATGAAGCGCTCGACGATGTTCCTCCCCTCGTCGACGCGGGCCTGCGGGACCATCGGCTCGTCCTGGCCGTGAGCGGACTGGGCGATGAAGGACAGCGCCATGACCGACGCGCGGGCCAGGTCGTCGCGCACCTGCGTGTCGTCGACGTCGAGGAGGGGGCGGAAACCCCACAACGGTGCGAGCTGCGCGAGGGCGGACTGGACGTCGACGCGGATGTCGCCGCTGTGCACGGGAAGCGGGAAGGGCTCGGCGGGCGGCAGGCCCGGGTCGAAGGAGTCGTCGACGAGCAGGCCCCACACCCGCCCGAAGGAGACCTTGCCCACGAGGTCATTGATGTCGACCCCGCGGTACCGCAGGGCTCCACCGGCCTTGTCGGGCTCGGCGATACGGGACTCGAAGGCGACGACGCCCTCGAGTCCGTGCTTGACATCGGTGTCGGACATGGTTGTGCCTCCAGTTCAGCGTCTGCAGCGCCCATTGTGCACTCTCCACGCTGTGACGCACGCCCCCTGTCCCTCTCGGAACCGACGGGTAGCATTCCTCGAGGCCCACCCACGGCGTGCCGCGAGGACCGGCGAAGGCGCCGCACGAGAGAAACGACAGGAGCGCGGTGGCACGCTCACGCCTTGGCTACAGCCCGGCGCTCGACGGCGTCCGTGGCCTCTTCATGCTCTGCTTCATGGCCTACCACTTCGGGGTGGACCAGCTCGCGGGCATGTGGGTGTGCATCAACCTCTTCTTCGTCCTGTCCGCCTTCCTCATCACCCGCATCCTCGTGGACGAGAAGGTCACCCGCGGGGACATCGACGCCATGGCCTTCTACAAGCGCCGTGCCCGTCGACTGCTGCCGGCGCTCTTCCTCGTCCTCGGTTTCATCGTCACCTATGTCTTCCTCTGGGCCGACGAGACCGTGCGCCGCACGATCGGCGGCGACGTGCTGGCGACGCTCGGCTACGTCATGAACTGGCGTCTCATCGCCGAGGGCGACCAGTACTTCGGCACCCGGGGGGGAGCCTCCCCCCTTCGCCATGCCTGGACTCTGGCCATCGAGGAGCAGTTCTACGTCCTCGTGCCCTTCGTCATCCTCGGGCTGATGGTGCTCGCGCGCTCGCGCCGCCTGATCACCCTCGTGCTGCTCCTCGGCGCCGTGGCGAGCGCGGTGTGGACCGCGGTGCTCGGCTTCCACGACGCCAGCGACTTCCCCCGCGTCTACTACGGGACCGACACCCGCGCGCAGGCCCTCTTCATCGGCGCCGCCCTGGGCGTGTGGCTCGCCCCGGGGGCGAACGGCCGTGTCCCCACCTTCTCCGGGCCCGTGGTCCTCGCCGCCGGGATCGTCGGCGTGGTCTCCAGCGTCGGTTCCTTCCTCCTCGTCGGGCCGTACTCGGGGTGGATGTTCAACGCCGGCGGCATGTTCTTCTTCGCGCTCGGCTCGGCGCTGCTGGTCATCGCCTGCGTCGACGCGCGGCCCAGCTGGGTGCACACCGTCTTCGGGTGGCGGCCGCTGGCCCATGCCGGACGCATGTCCTACGGGCTGTACCTGTGGCACTGGCCGATCTGGCTGGCCATCGGCAACGGCCGTCTCAGCGACAGCGCGGTCGTGAACTTCGCGGTGAGTGCCGTGCTGACCGTGGGCATCGCCCACCTGTCCTACACCTACGTCGAGCGTCCCATCATCGCGAAGGGGGTGCGCGGCCTCTTCCCGTCCGTGCGGTCCGCGTCGGGCGTCGCCGCGGCCGTGGTGACGCCGATCGTCGTGCTGGCCGGCGCTGGTTTCGCCGTCGCACAGAGCGCGCCCGAGACCGCGGGCTCGCCGCCGATCGCGGCCGCCCCGGCCGGCCCGCCGCCGACGATCGTCGAGGACCAGCCCGAGTACGTGCCGAAGGAGCCGGCCCGCGTCGGCGTGTACGGCGACTCCGTCCCCTTCTACCTCGCCGACCGCTTCCCGACGGGCGCCTTCCCCGGCGTGACCGTGCACAACTACGCCAAGGAGGGTTGCGACTTGCTCGCCGAGCCGATGAGCTGGGCGCCGGGCTTCCAGGTGGGCAACCAGCCCGAGTGCGTCGCGTTGAAGAAGGAGTGGCCCCAGCAGTTCGACCAGGCCGACGACGACGTCCTCCTCGTCTTCGCCTCGCCGCTGCTGGCCGTGCCGCACGTCGTCGACGGCGAGCGGCTCTGGCTCGACGACGACGACTACCTCCAGCTGATCACCGACCGGCTCGACACGGTGCACGACGAGGCGATGGCCGCCGGCGCCGAGCAGGTGCAGCTGGTCAACGTCCCCTGCCGCAAGCCGGTCAAGGAGTCGATCCCCGAGGAGTTCCGCGTCGTCTTCGACTCCAGCCCGAAGATCGTGCAGGAGTACAAGGAGCCGGTGAAGATCAACACCCTCGTCGAGGACTGGGCCGCCGAGTACGACGACGTCGAGCTGATCGACCTGCACCAGGCGCTGTGCTCCGACGGCTACCAGTCGACGATCGACGGCATCCGGGTCTTCAACGACTACCTGCACTTCTCGCCCGAGGCGACCCCGATGATCTGGAACTACCTCCTGGGCCGGGTCAGCGAGAACTACCAGCAGGCCGGTCCATGAGCCTGACCCGCATCACCGGGGGGCTGACCACCTCCGCCGGCGCCCAGCGGCTCGCGGCCCTGGACGGGTACCGCGGGCTGTTCGTCGTCCTCGTGCTGCTCTACCACTTCGGGGTCACGGCGCTCGTCGGCGGCTGGGTCGGCATCAACCACTTCTTCGCCTTCTCCGGGTACCTGATCACGCGACTGCTCATCTCCGAGTTCGCCAAGAACGGCACCATCGACGTCCTGCGCTTCTACCGACGGCGGGCCGAGCGCCTGCTGCCCGCGCTGCTCGTGGCCTGCTCGGCGATCCTCGTCTCCGGTCTCTTCGCCGGGGCCGCCAACCGGCACCGCGACGCGGGGGACGTGCTCGCCACGCTGGCCTTCGTGCAGAACTGGCGTCTGGTCAGCCTGGAGGACGCGTACTTCGAGCAGGTCGGCAACCCATCGCCGCTGCGGCACGCCTGGACGCTCGGCGTGGAGGAGCAGTTCTACCTGCTCGTCCCGGCGCTCGTGGCGCTGCTCTTCCTGCTCTTCCGGCGCAGCCGCACCGGTCGCTTCGTCGTGGTCGCCGCGCTCGCCCTGGCCTCCGCCTGGTGGGCCGCCCACCTCGCCCGCTCCGGGGTCGACTTCTCGCGCCTCTACTACGGCACCGACACCCGTGCGCAAGCCCTCCTCGTCGGTGCGGGGATGGCCGTGCTCCTCGGACGGGACCATCGTGGCCGACTGGGGCGGCGCCCTTCGCTCCCGGTGACGCAGGCGATCGGCCTGCTCGGGTTCGCCATCTCCCTGTCCGCCTTCTTCATCGTGGGCCCGCGCAGCGAGTGGCTCTTCACCAGCGGCGGGATGCTGCTCTTCGCGGTCGGCGCCGGGATGATGGGGATGACCGCGACGGACCCGCGCCCGATGCTGATCAACCGCATCGCCGGATGGTCGCCGGCCGTGCTGCTGGGCCAGATGACCTACGGGCTCTACCTCTACCACTGGCCGATCCATCTCTGGCTGGGCCCGGTACTGGAGGGGCTGCCCCTCGCCGTCTCGGTGGTCGTCCAGCTCGCGGTGACGATCGGGGTCGCCTTCGTGTCGTTCCGGTGGCTCGAGGTTCCGGTGCTCCAGCACGGCTTCGGGGTGCTGCTGCCCGCCGGTCTGCGTCGGCGCCCGGCCGGTCCACGAGCCGCGCGCCGTGCCGGCGTTCCCGTGTGGGCGCTTCCGGTGGCCGCGACCGCCGTCGTGGCAGTGCTCGCGGCGTTCACCTTCACCCGGCCGGTGAGCACGGCCGACCTCGACGTGCCGCCGCTGATCGCCTCCGACGGGGAGTTCACCGACGCCGAGCCGCCGGTCGACGTCGCTCTGCTCGGCGACTCCGTGGGGGTCTCCCTGGCCAAGGGCTGGCGCGGCGAGGACTATCCCGGGGTGACCCTGAGCAACCAGGCCCGGATCGGCTGCGACCTCATCGACGCCCCACTCATCGCGGACGGTGAGCCGATGTCCGAGTTCGAGGGCTGCGAGCAGTGGCGCGACGACTGGCCCGCGCAGGTCGAGGAAGCCGGCTCGCAGAGCCTCCTGGTGCTCGCCGGCGTCCATTTCATCGGTGACCACGAGGTCGACGGCGAGCTCGTCGAGTCGCGCACCCCGCGGGCCGCCGCGCTGATCAAGCGCACTCTCACCGACATCGAGCAGCGGGCGAAGGACGCCGGAGTCACCCACGTGCAGATCGCCACGATGCCCTGTCGGCAGGTCGACCCCAACAAGCTCGACCCCGCACTGCGGCAGTTCGCCGGCCCGATCTCCGATCCGGCCAACATCGCCTGGGTCAACGAGACCGTCTCCGCGTGGACGAAGGGGGAGGGAGAGGGCGCCGAGCCGATCGACGGCGTCGAGCGCGATCTCCTCGACCTGCACGGCGCGCTGTGCGCCGACGGCTACACCGACGAGGTCAACGGCATCCCGCTGTACGCGGACACGGTGCACTTCTCGCCGGCCGGTGCCGCCACGGTGTGGACCTGGTTGACGCCGCGTCTCGTCGAGGCCGCCCACCGCTGACGCCTACGCTGACGGGATGAGCGCTTCCCCCGACGGGATCATCCCGCGCACCCCACCGAGCCCGGACCACGTCGACTAC
The DNA window shown above is from Janibacter sp. A1S7 and carries:
- a CDS encoding citrate synthase 2 → MSDTDVKHGLEGVVAFESRIAEPDKAGGALRYRGVDINDLVGKVSFGRVWGLLVDDSFDPGLPPAEPFPLPVHSGDIRVDVQSALAQLAPLWGFRPLLDVDDTQVRDDLARASVMALSFIAQSAHGQDEPMVPQARVDEGRNIVERFMIRWRGEPDPKHVEAIDAYFTSAAEHGMNASTFTARVIASTGADAAACLSGAVGAMSGPLHGGAPSRAQHMIAGVERTGDATKYVKDALDNKERLMGFGHRVYRAYDPRAAVLRDTCKRLGAPRYQVALELEKAAIAELAERYPDRTMETNVDYWAAVLLDFAEVPGHMMTPLFVSARTAGWSAHVLEQKRTGRLIRPSSNYVGHGPRPVTDVAGHDQLPTA
- a CDS encoding acyltransferase family protein, coding for MARSRLGYSPALDGVRGLFMLCFMAYHFGVDQLAGMWVCINLFFVLSAFLITRILVDEKVTRGDIDAMAFYKRRARRLLPALFLVLGFIVTYVFLWADETVRRTIGGDVLATLGYVMNWRLIAEGDQYFGTRGGASPLRHAWTLAIEEQFYVLVPFVILGLMVLARSRRLITLVLLLGAVASAVWTAVLGFHDASDFPRVYYGTDTRAQALFIGAALGVWLAPGANGRVPTFSGPVVLAAGIVGVVSSVGSFLLVGPYSGWMFNAGGMFFFALGSALLVIACVDARPSWVHTVFGWRPLAHAGRMSYGLYLWHWPIWLAIGNGRLSDSAVVNFAVSAVLTVGIAHLSYTYVERPIIAKGVRGLFPSVRSASGVAAAVVTPIVVLAGAGFAVAQSAPETAGSPPIAAAPAGPPPTIVEDQPEYVPKEPARVGVYGDSVPFYLADRFPTGAFPGVTVHNYAKEGCDLLAEPMSWAPGFQVGNQPECVALKKEWPQQFDQADDDVLLVFASPLLAVPHVVDGERLWLDDDDYLQLITDRLDTVHDEAMAAGAEQVQLVNVPCRKPVKESIPEEFRVVFDSSPKIVQEYKEPVKINTLVEDWAAEYDDVELIDLHQALCSDGYQSTIDGIRVFNDYLHFSPEATPMIWNYLLGRVSENYQQAGP
- a CDS encoding acyltransferase family protein, giving the protein MSLTRITGGLTTSAGAQRLAALDGYRGLFVVLVLLYHFGVTALVGGWVGINHFFAFSGYLITRLLISEFAKNGTIDVLRFYRRRAERLLPALLVACSAILVSGLFAGAANRHRDAGDVLATLAFVQNWRLVSLEDAYFEQVGNPSPLRHAWTLGVEEQFYLLVPALVALLFLLFRRSRTGRFVVVAALALASAWWAAHLARSGVDFSRLYYGTDTRAQALLVGAGMAVLLGRDHRGRLGRRPSLPVTQAIGLLGFAISLSAFFIVGPRSEWLFTSGGMLLFAVGAGMMGMTATDPRPMLINRIAGWSPAVLLGQMTYGLYLYHWPIHLWLGPVLEGLPLAVSVVVQLAVTIGVAFVSFRWLEVPVLQHGFGVLLPAGLRRRPAGPRAARRAGVPVWALPVAATAVVAVLAAFTFTRPVSTADLDVPPLIASDGEFTDAEPPVDVALLGDSVGVSLAKGWRGEDYPGVTLSNQARIGCDLIDAPLIADGEPMSEFEGCEQWRDDWPAQVEEAGSQSLLVLAGVHFIGDHEVDGELVESRTPRAAALIKRTLTDIEQRAKDAGVTHVQIATMPCRQVDPNKLDPALRQFAGPISDPANIAWVNETVSAWTKGEGEGAEPIDGVERDLLDLHGALCADGYTDEVNGIPLYADTVHFSPAGAATVWTWLTPRLVEAAHR